In Blastocatellia bacterium, a genomic segment contains:
- a CDS encoding glycosyltransferase family 4 protein, which translates to MRFENRSEKSRSARPTTDAEAPIRIVRVLSRLNIGGPSFHVILLTAGLNGEGFHSTLIIGREGPREGNLLAYARARGVEPLVLESLRRDLRPLEDGRAFFQLLRLFRRLRPQIVHTHASKAGALGRLAARLAGVPIIVHTFHGHTFHSYFHPLLSRLFRTLERGLARWTTRIIAISPTLKEELIRYRIAPAEKIVVIPLGLELDRFAESDRFRGELRRQLGLAEAIPLICSVGRLVPVKNHALLFQAFARVLQHRPDAHLLLVGDGELRPQLEVASCHPPLRGHVSFLGWREDLERVYADADLVVNNSLNEGTPVAVIEAMAAARPVIATAVGGTPDLIRDGETGWLVPSKDPEALAGRILYVLDHPEEAARVARAAQAFALAHFQADQLIRRMRELYLTLLASRADERTFIARASSDSPDRGQTISPTP; encoded by the coding sequence ATGCGCTTCGAAAACCGCAGCGAGAAGTCCCGATCCGCTCGCCCCACGACAGACGCTGAAGCACCAATCCGCATCGTGCGCGTCTTGTCTCGATTGAACATCGGTGGCCCTTCGTTTCACGTCATCCTGCTGACGGCCGGGCTCAACGGGGAAGGCTTCCACTCCACGCTGATCATCGGCCGGGAGGGTCCGCGCGAGGGGAATCTGCTGGCTTACGCTCGCGCTCGCGGCGTGGAGCCGCTCGTGCTCGAATCCCTTCGGCGCGATCTGCGTCCCCTCGAAGATGGGCGAGCCTTCTTCCAACTTCTTCGTCTCTTTCGCCGATTGCGTCCGCAGATCGTTCACACGCACGCTTCCAAAGCCGGGGCTTTAGGCCGACTCGCGGCTCGGCTCGCGGGTGTCCCGATCATCGTGCACACGTTTCATGGACACACGTTCCACTCGTATTTTCACCCTCTCCTCTCTCGGCTCTTCCGCACGCTTGAGCGAGGATTGGCCCGTTGGACGACGCGGATCATCGCGATCAGCCCGACCCTCAAAGAGGAGCTGATCCGCTATCGCATTGCTCCGGCTGAGAAGATCGTCGTCATCCCGCTCGGTCTGGAACTCGATCGCTTCGCCGAGAGCGATCGCTTTCGCGGCGAACTTCGCCGTCAACTGGGTTTGGCCGAAGCGATTCCGCTCATCTGCTCGGTCGGTCGGCTCGTGCCGGTGAAGAACCATGCCCTGCTCTTTCAAGCCTTCGCCCGCGTCCTCCAACACAGGCCTGATGCTCATCTCCTCCTTGTTGGAGACGGGGAGCTGCGTCCTCAGCTTGAAGTGGCGAGTTGTCATCCTCCCTTGCGCGGGCATGTCTCGTTCCTCGGTTGGCGAGAGGATCTGGAGCGCGTCTACGCCGACGCAGATTTGGTCGTGAACAACTCCCTCAACGAGGGAACGCCGGTGGCCGTGATCGAAGCCATGGCCGCGGCTCGGCCCGTCATCGCCACAGCCGTCGGAGGCACGCCCGATCTCATTCGCGACGGAGAGACCGGATGGCTCGTTCCCTCGAAGGATCCGGAGGCACTGGCAGGGCGAATCCTCTATGTCCTCGACCATCCTGAGGAAGCTGCGCGCGTCGCCCGCGCCGCGCAAGCTTTCGCCCTCGCCCACTTTCAAGCCGACCAACTCATCCGGCGCATGCGAGAGCTCTATCTGACTCTGCTTGCATCGCGAGCAGACGAACGTACATTCATTGCTCGCGCATCCAGTGATTCGCCCGATAGAGGGCAAACGATTTCACCCACCCCGTGA
- a CDS encoding glycine cleavage system protein H has translation MKPEANKWMRKRWAGATGAASPVVFEGEYDSALLKCVWMLAGIVDYKLCDRDYECEQCPFDRAFREQTAGAVAERIARRVPAERIVYDRVEDHGLAGCPLCKEQRDPLHEQSAGRDLTFVREGFHMKEALFYHPAHLWARIERRGNVRIGLDDFGQKLLGRIYQVKLSEVGARVIAGHPCGTLVHQAGEIAVPAPMTGVVRQLNEKLKRYPSLINHDPYGEGWMLILQPERLQEGLRHLLYGEQAFAWYEQEVARLHQEIHAALCTMGTPPEALAGRTLQDGGVPVSPSERDLLAPPAREALIEQLGPTGWAQVIARFLHPQAGRSKSAPERKSRHRR, from the coding sequence ATGAAGCCAGAAGCGAACAAGTGGATGCGAAAGCGATGGGCAGGAGCCACAGGCGCTGCTTCCCCCGTGGTTTTCGAAGGCGAATATGATTCGGCTTTGCTCAAATGCGTGTGGATGCTGGCGGGGATTGTGGATTACAAGCTCTGCGATCGAGATTACGAATGCGAACAGTGCCCCTTCGATCGCGCTTTTCGAGAACAGACGGCAGGAGCCGTGGCTGAGAGGATCGCACGACGAGTCCCCGCGGAACGAATCGTGTACGATCGGGTTGAGGATCATGGGCTCGCCGGATGCCCGCTTTGCAAAGAGCAGCGAGACCCTCTCCATGAGCAGAGCGCGGGTCGTGATCTCACCTTCGTCCGCGAGGGATTTCACATGAAAGAAGCGCTCTTCTACCATCCGGCCCATCTATGGGCACGCATCGAGCGGCGAGGGAACGTGCGGATTGGCTTGGATGATTTCGGGCAGAAGCTTCTCGGACGCATTTATCAAGTGAAGCTCTCCGAGGTCGGCGCACGGGTGATCGCCGGACATCCGTGCGGCACGTTGGTGCACCAGGCGGGGGAGATCGCCGTGCCAGCTCCCATGACGGGGGTGGTCCGTCAGCTTAACGAGAAACTCAAGCGGTATCCCTCCCTTATCAATCACGATCCCTACGGAGAGGGATGGATGCTGATCCTTCAACCGGAACGCTTGCAGGAGGGATTGAGACACTTGCTCTACGGGGAGCAAGCGTTCGCTTGGTATGAGCAGGAGGTCGCCAGGCTACACCAAGAGATTCACGCGGCTTTGTGCACCATGGGAACGCCCCCAGAAGCCCTCGCCGGCCGCACGCTCCAAGATGGGGGCGTTCCCGTTTCACCTTCCGAGCGCGATCTCCTCGCCCCTCCCGCGAGGGAAGCGCTCATCGAACAGCTCGGCCCCACGGGGTGGGCGCAGGTGATCGCGCGATTCTTACATCCACAAGCCGGGCGCTCAAAAAGCGCGCCCGAGAGGAAGTCTCGACACAGGAGGTGA
- a CDS encoding 4Fe-4S dicluster domain-containing protein yields MGGKKGLLFDVTLCIGCGACYEACKERNRLPRTVAHFLDDQLSDRTYTVVKKRGGRFIRQLCMHCEVPTCVSVCPVGALEKTATGPVIYHEARCIGCRYCMLACPFDIPKYEWGKVLPRVRKCDLCADRLAAGRPTACAEVCPTGATKFGDRQALIEEARARIRARPQKYVPRIYGLEEVGGTSVLLLSDVPFERLGYRTDLLSEPLPLLTWQVLQKIPDFVVVGSVLLGGIWWITNRRREVQIREREERKRRGASEEVSRDPSASGFVGPSQEEE; encoded by the coding sequence ATGGGCGGCAAAAAAGGTCTTCTCTTTGACGTGACCCTGTGCATTGGGTGCGGCGCCTGCTACGAAGCGTGTAAGGAGCGAAACCGGCTCCCGCGAACGGTGGCGCACTTTCTAGACGATCAGCTCTCGGATCGAACCTATACGGTCGTGAAGAAGCGTGGGGGGCGATTCATTCGCCAACTCTGCATGCATTGCGAAGTCCCCACATGTGTCTCCGTCTGTCCAGTTGGCGCGTTGGAGAAGACGGCCACCGGCCCGGTCATCTATCATGAGGCGCGCTGTATCGGGTGTCGGTATTGCATGCTGGCGTGTCCCTTTGATATTCCGAAGTACGAATGGGGGAAGGTCCTGCCCCGCGTTCGAAAGTGCGACCTTTGTGCCGATCGCCTCGCGGCCGGGCGCCCCACGGCATGCGCCGAAGTTTGTCCGACGGGAGCGACGAAATTCGGTGACCGCCAGGCGTTGATCGAGGAAGCTCGCGCGCGGATCCGCGCCCGCCCCCAGAAATACGTGCCGAGGATCTACGGATTGGAGGAAGTCGGCGGCACATCGGTGTTGCTTCTTTCGGACGTCCCCTTCGAGCGCCTCGGCTATCGCACCGATCTGCTATCGGAACCGCTGCCGCTGCTGACGTGGCAGGTCTTACAGAAGATCCCTGATTTCGTCGTCGTCGGCAGCGTTCTGCTGGGCGGCATTTGGTGGATCACGAATCGGCGTCGAGAGGTCCAGATCCGAGAACGCGAAGAGCGGAAGAGGCGCGGCGCCTCTGAGGAAGTCTCGCGCGATCCCTCGGCGTCCGGATTTGTCGGTCCCTCACAGGAAGAGGAGTGA
- the hybB gene encoding Ni/Fe-hydrogenase cytochrome b subunit, which produces MRWSFRRPSFWQLVFIVILGAGLYSTVIRFTRGLGASTALSDAFPWGLWIGFDVLCGVALAAGGFTLSAVVYIFNIERFRPIIRPTILTAFLGYVLVIVALLFDLGRPYRIWHPLVMWNPHSVMFEVAWCVMLYTTVLALEFSPMVFERLRLERPLRILHALTVPLVILGVILSTLHQSSLGSLYLIVPEKLHPLWYSPLLPVFFFISAIALGCAMTIFESFLSYRAFRKRLEIDLLADLGKVTVVALAVYLVLRVQDLARRDVLARALEPTYEGRMFLAETLMGVIGPILLLSIRRIRMDHFGLFVSAVLVVLGFIMNRLNVSITGMEASSGVSYFPSWTELSVTLMIVALGFAFFGLAVKYLPVFPEMERLPAPTLVEPPAVAVLRRPWIGTTPLVLILGGIFFVSAMGSAYSGLQYRERMFAPATSGEESEPEIAEGLERFEVPPDITFPQGEASPGPVTFRHASHLNWERPNCTVCHHEPFRILKASGRGAPSPARDLHDERHCGRCHDGRTSFSVKEDCTACHRP; this is translated from the coding sequence ATGCGATGGAGCTTCCGCCGACCGAGTTTTTGGCAGCTCGTGTTTATCGTCATCCTGGGTGCTGGCCTCTACAGCACGGTCATTCGGTTCACCCGCGGCCTGGGGGCAAGCACAGCTCTGAGCGACGCCTTCCCCTGGGGATTGTGGATTGGGTTCGACGTCCTCTGCGGAGTAGCCCTGGCAGCCGGCGGATTCACCCTCAGCGCGGTCGTCTACATCTTCAACATCGAGCGGTTTCGCCCGATCATTCGTCCCACGATTCTCACCGCGTTCCTCGGATACGTGCTCGTCATCGTGGCTTTACTCTTCGACTTGGGACGCCCCTATCGTATCTGGCACCCGTTGGTCATGTGGAACCCGCACTCGGTGATGTTCGAAGTTGCGTGGTGCGTCATGCTCTACACGACGGTGCTCGCGCTGGAGTTCAGCCCGATGGTGTTCGAGCGCCTGAGGCTTGAGAGGCCACTGCGGATCCTTCACGCGCTGACGGTGCCATTGGTCATCCTCGGCGTCATCCTCTCGACGCTCCACCAATCCTCGCTCGGATCGCTCTATCTGATCGTCCCGGAGAAGCTGCATCCGCTCTGGTACTCGCCGCTCCTGCCCGTCTTCTTCTTCATTTCGGCGATCGCGCTCGGATGCGCGATGACCATCTTCGAGTCCTTTTTGAGCTACCGCGCGTTTCGGAAACGGCTGGAGATTGATCTGCTCGCCGATCTGGGCAAAGTGACCGTCGTCGCACTGGCCGTATACCTGGTCCTGAGAGTCCAAGACCTGGCCAGACGGGATGTGCTCGCGCGCGCCCTGGAACCGACCTACGAAGGGCGAATGTTCTTGGCGGAGACGCTGATGGGCGTGATTGGTCCCATCCTCTTGCTCAGCATTCGCCGCATCCGGATGGATCATTTCGGGCTCTTCGTCTCTGCCGTCCTGGTGGTCTTGGGCTTCATCATGAATCGGCTGAATGTGAGCATCACGGGGATGGAGGCCTCCTCCGGCGTCTCGTACTTCCCGAGTTGGACGGAGCTCTCGGTGACGTTGATGATCGTCGCCTTGGGCTTCGCGTTCTTTGGGCTGGCGGTGAAGTATCTGCCCGTCTTCCCGGAGATGGAACGCCTTCCGGCGCCCACCTTGGTGGAGCCTCCGGCCGTGGCCGTCCTGCGACGACCGTGGATCGGAACGACGCCTCTTGTGCTGATCCTCGGCGGGATCTTCTTCGTCAGCGCCATGGGGTCGGCCTACAGCGGTCTGCAATATCGCGAGCGGATGTTCGCTCCCGCGACCTCCGGCGAGGAGAGTGAGCCCGAGATCGCCGAAGGTCTGGAGCGGTTTGAAGTCCCTCCGGACATCACGTTCCCCCAAGGAGAAGCGAGTCCCGGACCGGTCACCTTCCGACATGCCTCGCACCTCAATTGGGAGCGACCCAATTGCACGGTCTGCCATCATGAGCCGTTCCGCATCTTGAAGGCATCTGGGAGGGGAGCGCCATCCCCCGCTCGCGATCTGCACGATGAACGACACTGTGGACGATGCCACGACGGGCGTACCTCTTTCAGCGTGAAGGAGGACTGCACGGCATGTCATCGGCCCTAG
- a CDS encoding PTS sugar transporter subunit IIA produces MGLVGGVVITHGQLATELVNAAEMIIGEISHITAVSIGWHDDVEVARETIRQAIARVNSGRGVLLLTDMFGGTPTNLAATFLGSEPVEIVTGVNLPMILKLADQDPNDDLLTVARKVKEQGQKNIYLASEILTPTKR; encoded by the coding sequence ATGGGACTCGTTGGAGGCGTCGTCATCACGCATGGGCAATTGGCCACGGAGTTGGTGAACGCGGCCGAGATGATCATCGGCGAAATCAGCCACATTACGGCCGTCTCCATCGGTTGGCACGATGACGTCGAGGTGGCGCGCGAGACGATTCGCCAAGCGATCGCTCGCGTCAATAGCGGGCGGGGCGTGCTCTTGCTGACGGATATGTTCGGCGGGACGCCGACCAACCTCGCCGCTACATTCTTGGGGAGCGAACCGGTGGAGATCGTCACTGGCGTCAATCTGCCGATGATCCTGAAGCTCGCCGATCAGGATCCGAACGACGATCTGCTCACGGTAGCGCGAAAGGTCAAGGAGCAAGGGCAGAAGAACATCTACCTGGCCAGCGAGATTCTCACCCCCACCAAACGTTAG
- a CDS encoding ATP-binding protein yields MKQDGVRRWMSSVSVKLALWLIASMALVFALLGYQTLQLHKRDLEQMTIMSADRTSDVIKRGLRYSMLQNHRDEIYHTLLTIGAQPGIHKIRIFDKEGRISFSTDAREMNTFVDKRAEACYACHAQEQPLARLERPDRVRVYVGDRGERILGLINPIENEPGCYTAPCHAHTAAQSVLGVLDVTLSLAPVDAAIAEGQRQLLRLFLISLLFVALVVVAVTVTMIHVPIKHLKKGTERVAAGDLDYKIPLTSRDELGELAASFNAMTEELKRAHEEVLSWARTLEERVAQKTAELRRAHEQMLHAERMASIGKLAAIVAHEINNPLSGILTTAKLLLKKMRDHGLSAEDLASARQYLELIANESARCGEIVKNLLQFVRPSRARFQPHDVNALIHQSLRLIQHKIELMSLQTNVHLDPSLPPIVCDGQQIQQALVALLINACEAMQPEEGVLEVRSRFLPETQRVEIAIRDNGVGMDEETQRHIFEPFFTTKEKEGSLGLGLSVVLSILHRHGGEIHVQSALGQGTTFTLHLPLTPPSHEEERADLAFDLSSTAAPSGAGQSGRNAL; encoded by the coding sequence ATGAAGCAAGACGGCGTTCGCCGATGGATGTCGAGCGTGAGCGTGAAGTTGGCCCTCTGGCTCATCGCGAGCATGGCGCTCGTCTTCGCGCTTCTCGGATACCAAACCCTGCAGCTCCACAAGCGCGATCTGGAGCAGATGACCATCATGAGCGCCGACCGCACCAGCGATGTCATCAAGCGAGGGCTGCGCTACAGCATGCTGCAGAACCACCGTGATGAGATCTACCACACGCTCCTCACCATCGGCGCGCAACCCGGCATTCACAAGATTCGCATCTTCGACAAGGAGGGACGCATCAGCTTCTCCACTGATGCGCGCGAGATGAATACGTTCGTGGACAAGCGCGCCGAGGCCTGCTACGCCTGCCATGCCCAGGAGCAGCCGCTCGCTCGATTGGAGCGTCCGGATCGCGTCCGCGTGTACGTGGGGGATCGCGGGGAGCGCATCTTGGGCCTCATCAACCCTATCGAGAATGAGCCGGGGTGCTACACCGCTCCGTGCCACGCGCACACAGCAGCGCAATCGGTACTCGGGGTGCTGGACGTGACGCTCTCGCTCGCTCCCGTGGACGCCGCCATTGCGGAGGGCCAGCGTCAACTCCTTCGCCTCTTCTTGATAAGCCTCCTCTTCGTCGCGCTCGTCGTCGTGGCCGTCACCGTGACGATGATCCATGTTCCGATCAAGCATCTGAAGAAGGGGACCGAACGTGTCGCCGCTGGCGACCTCGACTACAAAATCCCCCTCACCTCGCGCGATGAGCTCGGGGAATTGGCGGCCTCTTTCAACGCGATGACTGAGGAGCTGAAGCGCGCTCACGAGGAAGTGTTGAGTTGGGCGCGCACGTTGGAGGAACGCGTGGCCCAGAAGACGGCCGAGCTGCGGCGCGCGCATGAGCAAATGCTACATGCCGAGCGCATGGCCTCCATCGGGAAGCTCGCGGCCATCGTCGCGCATGAGATCAATAATCCCTTGTCCGGCATCCTCACGACGGCGAAACTCTTGCTCAAGAAGATGCGGGATCACGGGCTCTCGGCCGAGGACCTTGCGAGCGCGCGCCAATATCTGGAGTTGATCGCCAATGAGTCGGCGCGCTGCGGGGAGATCGTGAAGAACCTCTTGCAATTTGTGCGCCCCTCGCGCGCGCGTTTTCAACCGCATGACGTCAACGCGCTCATCCATCAATCGCTGCGCTTGATCCAGCACAAGATCGAACTGATGAGCTTGCAGACCAACGTACACCTCGATCCTTCCCTTCCCCCCATCGTCTGCGATGGCCAACAGATCCAACAAGCCTTGGTCGCCCTTTTGATCAACGCCTGCGAAGCGATGCAGCCGGAAGAGGGGGTGCTCGAGGTCCGCTCGCGGTTCCTCCCCGAGACTCAGCGCGTCGAAATCGCGATCCGCGACAACGGCGTTGGAATGGACGAGGAGACGCAACGGCACATCTTCGAGCCCTTCTTCACGACCAAAGAGAAAGAGGGGAGCCTTGGCCTCGGTCTTTCGGTCGTGCTCAGCATCCTCCACCGACACGGCGGGGAGATCCACGTGCAATCGGCACTCGGACAGGGGACGACCTTCACGCTTCACTTGCCGCTCACCCCGCCATCCCATGAGGAGGAACGCGCTGACCTCGCTTTCGATCTCTCTTCCACGGCTGCCCCAAGCGGCGCCGGCCAGAGCGGGAGGAACGCCCTATGA
- a CDS encoding PEP-utilizing enzyme, with the protein MTANRATRPEIVLRGLGVSPGVGWGPAVHLPRRGRLVFRRSLAPHEVDAEVARFQTAVAVAREQLQALRQRMEHALGREHAYILDAQRLMLEDAGILGEIEMLIRTNAINAEWAVKLVTDRILAIYAEIKDDYLRERGSDIEDVAHRLLTVLVGERDAYAFPEGAVLVGETLPPSLLGELDPQRVAGLVIGTGGWTSHAAILARGLGIPAVSGIHGALALIENQALLLVDGTQGLVFVHPAQEVIRRYEEQQKERERRWLLLRERAPLPTTTSDGVSIIVRANIERLSELEDARHFGACGIGLLRTEFLFLQAAPELPSEEMQWRAYRQVAEAAGPEGAVIRTVDWDENQMAALGSHRALRDEPLVRTGMDDREPWIHERNPALGLRAIRFSLNRPQVLRTQLRAIVRAAAFGNLRIVLPLITRVEEVHEARHVLDAVCRELRAEGFEVPDRLPLGVMIETPAAVWLVEELATAADFLSLGTNDLIQYILAVDRDNDRVAHLYDPLHPAVLRAVHHVMRAAERAGLDLEVCGEMAAHPLHALVLLGLGVRILSMRPRAIPLIRDLIRQCELARVRDLAQKALTASRGIEVRQLVLRGLEEMHLEVFDEALLNGSAPPPRDPQ; encoded by the coding sequence GTGACGGCGAATCGCGCGACGCGTCCGGAGATCGTCCTTCGTGGATTGGGCGTTTCGCCGGGAGTGGGATGGGGTCCAGCGGTGCATTTGCCACGGCGCGGGCGCTTGGTCTTCCGACGATCGCTCGCCCCTCATGAGGTTGATGCGGAAGTGGCGCGATTCCAAACGGCCGTGGCCGTCGCTCGCGAACAGCTCCAGGCGCTGCGGCAGCGCATGGAACACGCTCTGGGGAGAGAACACGCCTACATCCTGGACGCGCAGCGATTGATGCTGGAAGATGCGGGGATCCTGGGAGAGATCGAGATGCTCATCCGCACAAACGCGATCAATGCGGAATGGGCCGTGAAGTTGGTCACCGATCGCATCCTGGCCATCTATGCGGAGATCAAGGACGATTATTTGCGCGAGCGCGGCAGCGACATCGAGGACGTGGCCCATCGGTTGCTCACCGTGCTCGTCGGAGAGCGCGATGCGTACGCCTTCCCGGAAGGCGCAGTCCTCGTGGGGGAGACACTTCCGCCGAGCCTCCTTGGAGAACTCGATCCGCAGCGCGTCGCTGGGCTGGTCATCGGCACGGGAGGATGGACTTCACACGCGGCCATTCTCGCGCGCGGTCTGGGCATTCCGGCTGTCTCCGGCATTCACGGCGCGCTCGCCCTCATCGAAAACCAAGCGCTCCTTCTTGTGGATGGGACCCAAGGGCTCGTCTTCGTGCACCCGGCACAAGAGGTCATTCGCCGATACGAGGAGCAGCAGAAGGAGCGCGAACGCCGATGGCTCCTGCTGCGCGAACGCGCACCGCTGCCGACGACGACAAGCGACGGGGTGTCCATCATTGTCCGCGCCAACATCGAACGGCTCTCGGAGTTGGAGGACGCTCGGCATTTTGGCGCGTGTGGCATTGGATTGTTGCGCACAGAGTTCCTCTTCCTGCAAGCGGCTCCGGAGCTGCCTTCAGAAGAGATGCAATGGCGAGCGTATCGCCAGGTCGCCGAGGCGGCCGGACCGGAGGGTGCTGTCATTCGCACAGTGGATTGGGACGAAAATCAGATGGCGGCGCTCGGGAGCCATCGAGCGCTTCGCGATGAGCCTCTCGTGCGGACGGGGATGGACGATCGGGAGCCGTGGATCCATGAACGCAATCCCGCACTTGGGCTTCGCGCCATTCGCTTCTCTCTCAATAGACCGCAAGTCCTGAGGACACAACTGCGCGCCATTGTGCGGGCCGCGGCATTCGGGAATCTTCGCATCGTCCTCCCCCTCATCACGAGGGTGGAGGAAGTCCACGAAGCGCGCCATGTGCTCGATGCCGTGTGTCGCGAGCTGCGCGCCGAAGGGTTTGAAGTCCCCGATCGCCTCCCATTGGGCGTGATGATCGAAACGCCAGCGGCCGTCTGGCTTGTGGAAGAACTCGCGACGGCGGCCGATTTCCTGAGTCTGGGGACGAACGACCTCATCCAATACATCTTGGCGGTGGATCGCGACAACGATCGCGTCGCACATCTCTATGATCCGCTTCATCCGGCCGTGCTGCGCGCTGTGCATCATGTGATGCGCGCGGCCGAACGCGCGGGCCTCGATCTCGAAGTCTGCGGGGAGATGGCCGCGCATCCGCTTCATGCGCTCGTGCTGCTCGGCCTAGGCGTGCGCATCCTGAGCATGCGCCCGCGCGCCATTCCCCTCATCCGCGATCTCATCCGACAGTGCGAGTTAGCGCGCGTGCGCGACCTCGCTCAAAAGGCGCTCACGGCCTCGCGCGGCATCGAGGTGCGACAGCTCGTGCTGCGAGGCCTTGAGGAGATGCACCTTGAGGTCTTCGATGAAGCACTGTTGAACGGAAGCGCTCCGCCCCCTCGAGATCCCCAATAA
- the rapZ gene encoding RNase adapter RapZ, translating into MASPSPQILILTGLSGSGKTSAVKAFEDLGYFCVDNLPIHLIPPFVELCERSLETLKRAVIVIDIRERQFLPDFPRLYDELRRQGTNVKIVFFEASPDVLLRRFSETRRPHPLADAETDLSAAIARERELLAEIRARADLIIDTSEHTVHTLRRYVIERFGTTDALLEMTVTLVSFGFKHGVPPGLDLLFDVRFLPNPHFVPELRERTGQDPEVVAFMHAQPDTAETIAHLENLLRFLLPRYQREGRSYVTIGIGCTGGRHRSVMIVEELARTLRRDGYKIRVAHRDVDKP; encoded by the coding sequence ATGGCCTCTCCTTCTCCGCAAATTCTCATCCTCACGGGCTTGAGCGGCTCGGGGAAGACCTCGGCGGTCAAGGCCTTCGAGGACCTCGGATACTTCTGCGTGGATAACCTGCCGATTCATCTCATCCCCCCCTTCGTGGAGTTGTGCGAGCGCTCTCTGGAGACGCTCAAACGGGCCGTCATCGTCATTGACATCCGCGAGCGACAGTTCTTGCCGGACTTCCCTCGCCTGTACGATGAGCTGCGGCGGCAGGGGACGAACGTGAAGATCGTCTTCTTCGAGGCGAGCCCCGACGTCTTGCTGCGCCGTTTCTCGGAGACGCGCCGCCCGCATCCGCTGGCCGATGCGGAGACGGATCTCTCGGCGGCCATCGCGCGAGAGCGAGAGTTGCTGGCGGAGATTCGCGCCCGGGCGGATCTGATCATTGATACGTCCGAGCATACGGTCCACACGCTGCGCCGCTATGTGATCGAGCGCTTCGGCACGACCGACGCCCTGTTGGAGATGACGGTCACGCTCGTGAGCTTCGGATTCAAGCATGGCGTTCCGCCCGGACTGGATTTACTCTTCGACGTACGCTTTCTGCCGAACCCACACTTTGTGCCCGAGTTGCGCGAGCGAACGGGGCAAGATCCCGAAGTCGTCGCCTTCATGCATGCGCAGCCGGACACCGCGGAGACGATCGCCCATCTGGAGAATCTCCTCCGCTTTCTCCTGCCGCGCTATCAACGCGAGGGCCGCAGTTATGTGACGATCGGGATCGGGTGTACGGGGGGACGCCATCGTTCGGTGATGATCGTCGAGGAGCTAGCCCGCACGCTGCGGCGCGACGGATATAAGATTCGCGTCGCGCACCGCGATGTGGACAAACCGTGA
- a CDS encoding C-GCAxxG-C-C family protein codes for MNSRKLTRKEFLTLTTKCAACAAVGVAGVSLVGREGEARMELPPWPWPYKKIDPEYARKLGHEGYWDKGYGCAYGAFRAIILPLRETVGYPYTLIPPEMMIWGHGGVVGWGGTCGALLGAAAAINLVCDKPTADRLIHELQGWYTQVPLPTDISNEYAQTGKFFVQRYTRPLPQNVAGSPLCHISVTKWCRDSGFRATSLERRERCGRLTGDVAAYTAELLNQWADGKFQGIYVPPESIATCLRCHGDKGMDDVRARMNCVQCHTPHP; via the coding sequence ATGAATTCAAGGAAACTCACGCGAAAGGAATTCCTGACGTTGACGACCAAATGCGCCGCCTGTGCGGCGGTAGGCGTGGCTGGAGTGAGTCTCGTCGGCCGCGAGGGAGAAGCGCGGATGGAGCTTCCTCCCTGGCCGTGGCCCTACAAGAAGATTGATCCCGAATACGCCCGGAAGCTCGGGCACGAGGGATACTGGGACAAAGGTTACGGATGCGCGTATGGTGCGTTTCGCGCGATCATTCTCCCGTTGCGCGAAACCGTCGGGTACCCATACACGCTCATTCCGCCCGAGATGATGATTTGGGGGCATGGTGGCGTCGTCGGATGGGGCGGAACTTGCGGAGCGCTCCTGGGCGCTGCGGCGGCCATCAACCTCGTGTGCGATAAGCCGACGGCCGATCGGCTCATCCATGAATTGCAGGGCTGGTACACGCAAGTGCCTCTGCCGACGGACATCAGCAATGAGTACGCCCAGACCGGGAAGTTCTTCGTCCAGAGGTACACGCGGCCGCTGCCGCAGAACGTCGCGGGATCTCCCTTGTGCCACATCTCGGTGACCAAGTGGTGCCGAGATTCGGGATTCCGGGCCACGTCGCTCGAGCGGAGGGAGCGATGCGGCCGGCTGACAGGGGATGTCGCGGCTTACACGGCTGAGCTTCTGAATCAATGGGCCGACGGCAAGTTCCAAGGCATCTACGTTCCGCCAGAGTCTATCGCGACGTGCCTCAGATGCCATGGCGATAAGGGCATGGACGATGTGAGAGCCAGGATGAATTGCGTGCAGTGCCACACGCCGCATCCGTGA
- a CDS encoding HPr family phosphocarrier protein, producing the protein MQRRTVQVTNRLGLHARAAAKLVHVANRFQSTIALARCDNGQTVDAKSILGVLLLAASAGTYLDVIASGDDEEEAVEAICRLIESKFGEEGGATS; encoded by the coding sequence ATGCAACGGCGAACCGTGCAAGTGACCAATCGTCTGGGGCTACACGCGCGGGCGGCGGCGAAGCTCGTGCACGTCGCCAATCGTTTCCAGAGCACGATCGCGCTCGCGCGGTGCGATAATGGACAGACCGTGGATGCCAAGAGCATTCTCGGCGTCTTGCTCTTGGCGGCTTCCGCGGGGACGTATTTGGACGTCATCGCGTCGGGAGACGACGAGGAGGAAGCGGTCGAGGCCATCTGTCGGTTAATCGAATCGAAATTCGGCGAGGAGGGAGGAGCGACATCGTGA